The following are encoded together in the Candidatus Aegiribacteria sp. genome:
- a CDS encoding DNA-binding protein: MMKITIQIEDNKAQVLREKAKRYGLDPEQFLAASVEDIISQPDNDFEEAALRVLSKNKELYHRLS; the protein is encoded by the coding sequence ATGATGAAAATCACTATTCAAATAGAAGACAATAAGGCTCAGGTATTGCGTGAGAAAGCAAAACGATATGGTCTAGACCCAGAGCAGTTTCTGGCAGCATCTGTTGAAGATATCATTAGTCAACCCGACAACGATTTCGAAGAAGCGGCTCTTCGCGTATTGTCAAAGAACAAGGAACTCTATCACCGACTCTCCTGA